One Chloroflexota bacterium genomic window, CGCATCGGGGCCGGACTTCCAGGTAGAGCGCTGAAAGCGTGTCTGAGAAATGCCGTTGCTTCTGGTATGGGGAGGCCCGGAGGGGCGAAGCCCCTCCGGAAAAAGCCCTTCTCCCGCCTTCGACCTGCCCGGCCTCGGCCCGAATCTCTGCGGAAAGAGACGAGAAAGGCAGGTGCAGGCCGGAAAAGTGGGATTTCCGTGGAGGGGGGATTCCCCTTCCACTCCCCCTGTGGAGCACGCAGCCGGGGGATGCCTCCCAGACACCTGGTCGGTGAATTTCCAGACGCGCTCTCAGGCATGACCCACCGTGTTTTTGTTTGACAGCGCGAATGCTCAAGAGTATAATGAGGCCACTCAACGCCGAGGACCCCCCTCGGCGTTTTCTGCTCTGCATCCAGGGATGGCACCACCCGCGCTATCCCCGGTCGATGTCCAAAGGTTTCACGTCGGCCGTTCCCATGTAAGGTGATCGAACCTCGACATCCACACCGGCTTCCTTTTATGGGAGATCTATCGTCTCTCAGCCTCGGTTGGGCCCACATGCACACGCACTTCGCCGGGGCTTCACAACAAGTTCGGCAACGACAACAGAAGGACAGAACAGAAAGGAGGAGGTTGGCATGACGCATCGAGCCGGTTACTCTCGATCTTCGCAGGCACCCCCCATTCGGACGGTATTGGTGCTCGGCCTGGTGCTGATCCTCGTGTTCCTGGCCGCATGTGCCCCGGCGCCCGCAGCCCCAGCGGCGGAGGCACCGAGCGCCGCGGAGGAGGAGGCCACGCCGACCCCGGCCGAGGCCAAGACCTTCCGCATCGCCGTGGGCATCGATCCGGACACCCTGGACCCGGCCCTGGGCACCACGACCACGGTATCCAACATCGTCGACTACATGGTCGAAACCCTGGTCGTGACGGATAAGGATGGGAACCCCCAGCCGAAGTTGGCCACCGGGTGGGAAGTCGCCGAGGACGGCCTTGAGTACACCTTCTACATCCGCCAGGGCGTCACCTTCCATGATGGGACCGTCCTGAACGCCGAGGTCGTCAAGTGGAATCTGGACCGGATCCTCGATCCGAACGTGAAGGTGCCGATCCGCAGCCCCTTCGCCGCGATCGAGGAGGTAGAGATCGTCGACGACTACACGATCAAACTCCACCTCAGCCGGCCGTACGCGCCGCTCATCAGCGCGTTCTCCCTGGGGAACGCCGGCATCATCTCCCCCGACTCCGTCAACGCGGAGGGCAACACCTACGAGAACGTGACGCGCCCCGTGGGCACCGGCCCTTACGTCTTCCAGGAGCGGGTCAAGGGCGAGCGCATCGTGGTCACCCGCTTCGAGGACTACTGGGGTGAGAAGCCCTACTACGACGAGGTCGTCTTCCGCGTCGTGCCCGAGGCGGCCACCCGGGAGAGCCTGTTGCTGGCCGGCCAGGTGGACCTCATCATCCTGCCGCCCATCAGCGACCTTCCGGCGCTCCAGCAGAACCCGGATGTGAAAGTGCTGCTGGCGCCCAGCGATCGCAC contains:
- a CDS encoding ABC transporter substrate-binding protein; its protein translation is MTHRAGYSRSSQAPPIRTVLVLGLVLILVFLAACAPAPAAPAAEAPSAAEEEATPTPAEAKTFRIAVGIDPDTLDPALGTTTTVSNIVDYMVETLVVTDKDGNPQPKLATGWEVAEDGLEYTFYIRQGVTFHDGTVLNAEVVKWNLDRILDPNVKVPIRSPFAAIEEVEIVDDYTIKLHLSRPYAPLISAFSLGNAGIISPDSVNAEGNTYENVTRPVGTGPYVFQERVKGERIVVTRFEDYWGEKPYYDEVVFRVVPEAATRESLLLAGQVDLIILPPISDLPALQQNPDVKVLLAPSDRTIFISINNTHEPLNDVRVRQALNYAVNKEEIIESVLFGAAELLDAPMASNLFGYCPQKPYEYDPEKAKALLAEAGVESLELNFIAPTGRYVQDFQAAQAIAGFLSEVGIKAPVSTMDWPSYVAAILTPPDENNIDLHFLGWAPSYLDAAQQMVQFYSPEHPPNGLATSFYGNPEVDKLIEAAAQESDPEKRKELYCQASEIIWNEAPWIFLWVQRFPIVYRADLTGVDYHPTEKFYAIYARPAE